A single region of the Marinobacter salinus genome encodes:
- a CDS encoding phospholipase D family protein, which translates to MINRRTSLTFAIVILLFVQTGCALPPLKGRTQSEAFSQEQTADTRLGEVVNSEAGKHPGLSGITTLENPIDAFTARVLLAEASDRSLDVQYYIWQYDITGKLLLYTLYRAAERGVRVRLLLDDNGIGGMDRPLAALNSHSNIEVRLFNPFVVRHPKLLGNLLAFDRLNHRMHNKSFTADNQATIIGGRNISDEYFGAGTGILFSDLDVLAIGPVANRVSKDFDRYWSSASAYPAERLLPAVREEALPEFVLEVKALERSAEARRFVAAVEASEMLRDILAQDLTFIWAPVEVMSDDPAKALDEHSATGLLSQQLARAIGTPETSLTLVSSYFVPGNAGVALFRDLEESGVQVRILTNSLAANDVALVHAGYAKYRKPLLRAGVELYEMRKLAPERSTDPGLLGSSASSLHAKTFAVDGETLFVGSFNFDPRSAHINTELGFLIKSPELAEALESGFAEQVRFTAYEVVLNSDGDLRWLEFTGTETIRHRHEPDTGLLKRTLVFLLSLLPVEPLL; encoded by the coding sequence ATTATCAATCGGCGAACCAGTCTTACTTTCGCAATCGTCATCCTCCTGTTTGTCCAGACCGGTTGCGCCTTACCACCGCTGAAAGGCAGAACCCAAAGTGAAGCGTTCTCGCAAGAGCAGACTGCGGATACACGACTCGGCGAGGTGGTTAATTCTGAGGCGGGAAAGCATCCCGGCCTTAGTGGTATCACGACCCTCGAGAATCCGATTGACGCCTTCACCGCCAGAGTCCTGCTGGCCGAGGCCAGTGATCGATCCCTGGATGTTCAGTACTACATCTGGCAGTACGACATCACGGGCAAGCTGTTGCTGTATACGCTATACCGGGCCGCGGAGCGTGGCGTTCGGGTTCGGTTACTTCTGGACGACAATGGCATAGGCGGAATGGACAGGCCCCTGGCTGCTCTGAACAGCCACAGCAACATTGAAGTGCGATTGTTTAATCCGTTTGTGGTCCGACACCCCAAGTTGCTGGGTAACCTGTTGGCGTTTGATCGCCTGAACCATCGGATGCACAACAAGTCCTTCACTGCCGATAACCAGGCCACCATTATTGGCGGCCGCAATATCTCCGATGAATACTTCGGAGCGGGCACGGGAATTCTGTTTTCGGACCTTGATGTACTGGCGATCGGGCCGGTAGCCAACCGGGTGTCAAAAGATTTTGACCGCTACTGGTCCAGTGCCTCTGCTTATCCGGCAGAGCGGCTTTTGCCGGCGGTGCGTGAGGAAGCCCTGCCGGAATTCGTGTTGGAAGTGAAAGCCCTGGAGCGAAGCGCCGAAGCCAGAAGGTTTGTTGCGGCCGTTGAGGCCTCGGAAATGCTTCGGGATATATTGGCCCAAGACCTGACGTTTATCTGGGCACCGGTAGAAGTGATGAGTGACGATCCGGCCAAGGCGCTGGATGAGCACTCCGCCACTGGTCTCTTAAGCCAGCAATTGGCCCGGGCCATTGGCACGCCCGAAACCTCGCTCACGCTGGTTTCCTCGTATTTTGTGCCCGGGAACGCCGGTGTTGCATTGTTCCGGGATCTGGAGGAATCGGGTGTACAGGTCCGTATTCTGACCAATTCTCTGGCAGCCAACGATGTTGCCCTGGTGCACGCTGGTTATGCGAAATATCGGAAACCTCTGCTTCGAGCCGGTGTCGAGCTGTATGAGATGCGGAAATTGGCGCCTGAGCGTTCGACGGACCCGGGGCTTTTGGGCAGCTCGGCATCCAGCCTGCACGCGAAAACCTTCGCGGTCGATGGTGAGACCCTTTTCGTCGGTTCATTCAATTTCGACCCCCGATCAGCCCACATCAACACAGAACTGGGGTTCCTGATAAAAAGCCCGGAGCTGGCCGAAGCCCTGGAATCCGGGTTTGCCGAGCAGGTTCGGTTCACCGCCTATGAGGTGGTGCTTAATTCCGATGGAGATCTTCGCTGGCTGGAGTTTACTGGCACAGAAACCATCCGGCACCGGCACGAGCCAGACACTGGATTATTGAAACGGACGCTGGTTTTTCTGCTTTCGTTGTTGCCGGTTGAGCCTTTGCTTTGA
- a CDS encoding PhnD/SsuA/transferrin family substrate-binding protein — protein sequence MRVWVVPVEIVRASSYESVIDSVVSGAVDVAVLGPAAYMIAHRRCITILSFSAVTCATLFVRRFWK from the coding sequence GTGAGGGTCTGGGTGGTGCCGGTCGAGATAGTTCGGGCCAGCTCTTATGAGAGTGTCATCGACTCGGTAGTGTCCGGGGCTGTCGATGTGGCGGTATTAGGGCCGGCAGCCTACATGATCGCTCACCGCCGCTGCATTACGATCCTTTCGTTTTCCGCAGTGACTTGTGCCACTCTGTTCGTCAGACGGTTCTGGAAGTGA
- a CDS encoding putative bifunctional diguanylate cyclase/phosphodiesterase: MQQKPASSLSAVQVAMLALGALTVVFIWALFVYQTTTSRTEALEARQSEHRNLALVVSESLKQMTERAKIMGSLVIDDPKQELAGFERLLALLAEDPVFNRLSIYDGNGTLLYASHPDSARTNLSSWLLQLELHLENYGFVPQLPLRSEDPESDRDTPGWRLPFLVPAGERVPAGLARLILIELDIGYLAGLLQHVELGPKGFIQVLDAQGDEWMRADTSGVIVGGIPVPRIQPALNGRVNSGQSTFQQGDERYQYVFVTRAIHGFTVSVTQPYGEILGPLRSDQRKQLVLNIVMTLLVGAIVFWLVRALKQQQSVLHALQLSEQKNQQLIERLESEHARSSRAASIDHLSGLYNRRQFLDIASDTLGDQRLNRRLAALMFIDLDRFKSINDSLGHQVGDLLLQAVAGRIQRLLGPQDVAARFGGDEFVVLLADDRTESDIEQWAAGLTSHLSATYELNGTELNSSPSIGIAICPRDGQTIESLVRCADAAMYSAKKVGRGQYRFFDQSLNLKDVEEFHLEQSFSEALRNREFVLHYQPQVCLDSMEIIGYEALVRWQHPEFGLLFPDRFIPVAENSGFVIPLGLEVLRLACAQIAQWQVEGISAQPVAVNVSPIQLTQAEFCRQVLEMISEYDLKTDQLELEITETAMLDANAVESLHCLKAAGVKLSLDDFGTGYSGFAHLDAVPVDKLKIDRSLIAKICNSHDDSPIVSSTIILAKRMQLKVVAEGVETRDQLVHLKVAGCDIAQGYHLSRPMPPADLPDFLRAFTGQLKEYQPLMELFGEGLGGAGRDSSGQLL; the protein is encoded by the coding sequence ATGCAGCAAAAGCCCGCCTCTTCTCTCAGTGCCGTCCAGGTTGCCATGTTGGCTCTGGGAGCGTTAACGGTGGTCTTTATCTGGGCTCTGTTCGTTTACCAGACCACCACGTCCCGGACAGAGGCGCTCGAGGCGCGGCAGTCAGAGCACCGCAACCTTGCTTTGGTCGTTTCAGAAAGTCTCAAGCAGATGACAGAACGTGCCAAAATCATGGGCAGCCTGGTGATCGACGATCCAAAACAGGAATTGGCAGGGTTCGAGAGATTGCTGGCGTTGCTGGCCGAGGACCCTGTGTTCAATCGGTTGAGTATATACGATGGCAACGGGACCCTGCTTTATGCCAGTCACCCTGACTCTGCCCGAACAAATCTGTCGAGCTGGCTCCTGCAACTGGAGCTTCATCTGGAAAATTACGGCTTTGTGCCCCAGTTGCCCCTACGGTCGGAAGATCCCGAGTCTGACAGGGATACCCCAGGCTGGCGTTTGCCATTCCTGGTGCCTGCGGGCGAGCGGGTCCCTGCCGGTTTGGCCAGGTTAATACTGATCGAACTGGATATCGGCTACCTGGCAGGCCTGCTCCAGCATGTGGAACTGGGGCCAAAGGGGTTCATCCAGGTATTGGATGCTCAGGGCGATGAATGGATGCGCGCCGATACCAGCGGTGTCATTGTTGGTGGTATCCCGGTGCCGCGCATTCAGCCTGCATTGAATGGCCGGGTAAACAGCGGGCAGTCAACGTTCCAACAGGGCGACGAGCGTTATCAGTATGTCTTCGTTACCCGGGCCATCCACGGCTTCACCGTAAGTGTGACTCAGCCCTACGGTGAGATCCTGGGACCGCTACGGAGTGATCAGCGTAAACAACTGGTGCTGAACATTGTGATGACCTTGCTGGTGGGCGCTATCGTGTTCTGGCTGGTTAGGGCCCTGAAACAGCAGCAGTCTGTATTGCATGCCCTGCAGTTATCGGAACAAAAGAATCAGCAGCTCATCGAGCGACTGGAAAGCGAGCATGCCCGCAGCAGCAGGGCGGCGTCCATTGATCATCTCAGTGGCCTCTATAACCGCCGGCAGTTTCTCGATATTGCCTCGGATACTCTTGGCGACCAGCGGCTGAATCGGCGGCTGGCTGCCTTGATGTTCATCGATCTGGACCGTTTCAAGTCGATCAACGACTCTCTCGGCCACCAGGTGGGCGATCTTTTGCTACAGGCGGTTGCCGGCAGGATTCAGCGATTATTAGGCCCCCAGGATGTGGCCGCCCGCTTTGGCGGTGATGAATTTGTGGTGTTGCTGGCGGATGATCGCACCGAGAGCGATATCGAACAGTGGGCGGCCGGCCTCACCAGCCATTTGTCTGCCACATATGAACTCAACGGGACCGAACTGAACAGCAGCCCCAGTATTGGTATCGCAATATGTCCACGGGACGGCCAGACCATTGAGAGTCTGGTGCGCTGCGCGGATGCGGCCATGTACTCGGCCAAGAAGGTGGGGCGAGGCCAGTATCGGTTCTTTGACCAGTCTCTCAATCTCAAGGATGTGGAGGAGTTTCACCTTGAACAATCCTTCTCCGAAGCCCTGCGTAACCGGGAGTTCGTTCTTCATTACCAACCCCAGGTTTGCCTGGACTCCATGGAAATCATCGGTTACGAAGCCCTGGTGCGCTGGCAGCATCCCGAGTTTGGTCTGCTCTTTCCGGACCGCTTCATTCCGGTGGCGGAAAACAGCGGGTTTGTCATACCCCTGGGGCTCGAGGTATTGCGCCTGGCCTGCGCCCAGATAGCCCAATGGCAAGTTGAAGGTATTTCCGCGCAACCCGTTGCCGTCAATGTCTCGCCGATCCAGCTGACCCAGGCTGAGTTCTGCCGGCAGGTACTTGAGATGATCAGCGAGTATGACCTGAAGACGGACCAGCTGGAGCTGGAAATCACTGAAACTGCGATGCTGGATGCCAATGCCGTGGAGAGTCTGCATTGCCTCAAGGCGGCCGGCGTGAAACTCAGTCTCGATGACTTTGGCACTGGCTATTCCGGATTTGCACACCTGGATGCCGTGCCCGTGGACAAGTTGAAGATTGACCGGAGCCTGATTGCCAAAATCTGCAATAGCCACGACGATAGTCCGATCGTCTCGTCCACCATTATTCTGGCCAAACGGATGCAACTGAAGGTGGTGGCCGAGGGGGTGGAAACCCGTGACCAGCTGGTACATCTCAAGGTTGCCGGGTGCGATATTGCTCAGGGTTACCACCTGAGCCGACCGATGCCGCCGGCTGATCTGCCGGATTTTCTCCGGGCGTTTACCGGGCAGCTGAAAGAGTACCAGCCTCTTATGGAGCTTTTCGGTGAGGGTCTGGGTGGTGCCGGTCGAGATAGTTCGGGCCAGCTCTTATGA
- a CDS encoding peroxiredoxin, with protein sequence MSLRLGDTAPNFTIDSTAGQINFHDWAGDSWVFFFSHPADFTPVCTTEMGRTAQLAKEFEARDVKPLGLSTDTVEEHVKWIEDVNDTQNCDLQFPIVADADHKVAELYEMIHAGESETAAVRSVFIIDPNKKIRLTMTYPMAVGRNFDEILRVIDALQTSDANNCALPADWRKGDDVIIPPSISNEEAKGLFPNGWNEIRPYLRTTKL encoded by the coding sequence ATGAGCTTAAGACTTGGCGATACCGCACCAAACTTCACCATCGACAGCACCGCCGGCCAGATCAACTTCCACGACTGGGCAGGTGACTCGTGGGTGTTCTTCTTCAGCCACCCGGCCGACTTCACCCCGGTGTGCACCACTGAGATGGGCCGTACTGCCCAGCTTGCAAAAGAGTTCGAAGCTCGCGATGTGAAGCCCCTGGGTCTGTCCACAGACACTGTGGAAGAGCACGTGAAGTGGATTGAAGACGTCAACGATACCCAGAACTGCGACCTGCAGTTCCCGATCGTTGCCGATGCAGACCACAAAGTGGCCGAGCTGTATGAAATGATTCATGCCGGTGAAAGCGAAACCGCCGCCGTGCGCAGCGTGTTTATTATCGACCCGAACAAGAAAATCCGCCTGACCATGACCTATCCGATGGCTGTCGGCCGGAATTTTGATGAGATTCTGCGTGTGATTGATGCGCTTCAGACCAGTGACGCGAACAACTGCGCTCTGCCAGCTGACTGGCGCAAGGGTGACGATGTGATCATTCCGCCCTCTATCTCCAATGAGGAGGCCAAAGGCCTGTTTCCGAACGGCTGGAACGAAATCCGTCCTTACCTTCGAACAACCAAGCTTTAA
- a CDS encoding NAD(P)/FAD-dependent oxidoreductase, whose product MTSNATVTGNVKTYTVVIVGGGAAGISVASSIHKRDSSIDIAIIEPADTHHYQPGWTMVGGGVFRPEVTSRPMADVMPRFVSWYQQAVSSVDQDNDQVLLKDGSALEYKALVLAPGLELNWGGIEGLEEALGSNGVTSNYREGMASYTWEMVQSLKKGRALFSQPPMPIKCAGAPQKAMYLSADYWLKHGVLNNVDVQFHNAGAVLFGVADYVPALEAYIQKYGIDLNFQSTLVAVNGPTKTAVFRSADGEGNSQDREVTFDMLHAVPPQRAPKLIRESDLANEGGWLNLEDDTLRHKTYANIFGLGDVSGTGNAKTAAAVRKQAPVVAENLVATLRNQPLQAAYLGYGSCPLTVENGKIVLAEFGYGGVLQPSFPKWINDGTKATRAAWWLKAKQLPALYWHGMLKGHEWLAKPARR is encoded by the coding sequence ATGACCAGCAACGCCACCGTCACAGGTAACGTCAAAACATACACCGTCGTAATCGTGGGCGGCGGAGCCGCGGGTATATCGGTTGCGTCCAGCATTCACAAACGGGACAGCAGCATCGACATTGCCATTATTGAGCCTGCGGATACGCACCACTACCAACCCGGCTGGACCATGGTGGGAGGTGGTGTTTTCCGGCCAGAGGTGACCTCCCGGCCGATGGCGGACGTGATGCCCCGTTTTGTTTCCTGGTACCAACAGGCAGTGAGTTCAGTAGACCAGGATAATGATCAGGTGCTTCTGAAAGACGGCTCAGCACTGGAGTACAAGGCACTGGTGCTGGCGCCCGGTCTGGAGCTGAACTGGGGCGGCATCGAAGGCCTGGAAGAGGCGCTGGGCTCCAACGGCGTCACCTCCAACTACCGGGAAGGCATGGCCAGCTACACCTGGGAAATGGTCCAGAGCCTCAAGAAAGGCCGGGCCCTGTTCAGCCAGCCACCAATGCCAATCAAGTGTGCCGGTGCGCCCCAGAAAGCCATGTATCTGTCCGCCGATTACTGGCTCAAGCACGGCGTCCTGAACAATGTGGATGTCCAGTTCCACAACGCCGGAGCAGTTCTCTTCGGTGTAGCCGATTACGTCCCGGCACTGGAAGCCTATATCCAGAAATACGGCATTGACCTGAATTTCCAAAGCACTCTGGTTGCAGTGAATGGCCCCACGAAAACAGCGGTTTTCCGCTCGGCGGATGGCGAGGGCAACAGCCAGGACCGCGAAGTCACCTTCGATATGCTGCACGCCGTACCACCCCAGCGTGCGCCCAAGCTTATCCGGGAATCCGACCTGGCCAATGAAGGCGGCTGGCTGAATCTTGAAGACGACACCCTGCGCCATAAAACCTACGCCAACATCTTTGGCCTTGGCGACGTGAGCGGAACCGGCAACGCCAAAACCGCTGCGGCGGTGCGCAAACAGGCACCAGTGGTGGCCGAGAACCTGGTCGCCACGCTCAGAAACCAGCCGCTCCAGGCCGCCTACCTGGGCTATGGTTCCTGCCCGCTGACTGTGGAAAACGGCAAAATCGTGCTGGCGGAATTCGGCTATGGCGGTGTACTCCAGCCCAGCTTCCCGAAATGGATCAACGATGGCACCAAGGCAACCAGAGCTGCCTGGTGGCTGAAGGCAAAACAACTGCCCGCCCTGTATTGGCATGGCATGCTGAAGGGGCATGAGTGGCTGGCGAAACCAGCCCGGAGGTAG
- a CDS encoding EAL domain-containing protein, whose translation MTGTSIERQRLAALERLGILDTPPEERFERLTRIARQYYKVKTALFSILDADTVIGNLEVCRDLGADISLDDFGTGYSSRSYSRKLPAQEIKIDQSFVQDMLRCDDDSMIVEAILSLSHSFKRRTVAEGIETVELEARLIELGCETGQGFLYSRPLPLSEALEWAKGFIWGSHYSVD comes from the coding sequence ATGACCGGAACTTCCATCGAAAGACAACGGCTGGCTGCCCTGGAACGTCTCGGTATTCTTGATACTCCCCCGGAAGAGCGCTTTGAGCGCCTGACCCGAATTGCCCGCCAGTACTACAAGGTGAAAACCGCCCTTTTCTCGATCCTGGACGCCGATACGGTTATCGGGAACCTTGAGGTGTGCCGCGACCTTGGCGCTGATATCTCATTGGATGATTTTGGCACGGGTTACTCCTCTCGGAGTTATTCCCGAAAACTGCCCGCTCAGGAAATCAAGATTGACCAGTCATTCGTACAGGATATGCTGAGGTGTGACGATGACAGCATGATTGTAGAAGCTATTCTCAGTCTGTCTCACAGCTTCAAGCGAAGAACCGTTGCCGAAGGGATTGAAACCGTTGAACTGGAAGCCCGGCTGATTGAGCTGGGCTGTGAAACCGGCCAGGGCTTTTTATACAGTCGGCCACTCCCCCTTTCCGAAGCATTGGAGTGGGCGAAGGGTTTTATATGGGGTAGCCATTATAGCGTTGATTAG
- a CDS encoding sensor domain-containing diguanylate cyclase, with amino-acid sequence MPLSAETRLKAILDGTGAGTWEYNLDTGDIILNDRWASMLGYSLEELAPISFQTWESLCHPKDLGPANEALASYLNGQGPQFECVFRMMHKDGEWRHIHSRGMLLNNGKNDGTRWLMGTHLDVTEEKTSQHQLEQLAESLPGIIYTFVMEPDGQFHFSYISRKTEDLYGIHSDQAIADPQKMFDVVHPDDLQRVQDSIGLSAESLCEWVCDYRVLVEDRITWVRGVSRPERDTDGRVTWHGVITNINDQKRLELELEHLSITDELTGLFNRRYMLHKLEEAAAENERYGGIFSVISLDIDFFKAINDSWGHPTGDSVLQTIAKLIQQRTRKSDIVARTGGEEFIVLMPNTALADARHVADALRMALAAEDFVSDEGERFTVTLSAGVVSWSDDTASVRDLLSVCDRSLYEAKRAGRNRVAVRGGTNPN; translated from the coding sequence ATGCCATTATCCGCGGAAACCAGGCTCAAGGCCATCCTGGATGGTACTGGTGCCGGTACCTGGGAATACAATCTGGACACCGGTGACATCATACTCAATGACCGGTGGGCAAGCATGCTGGGTTACAGCCTGGAAGAGCTCGCACCAATCTCTTTCCAGACCTGGGAAAGCCTCTGCCATCCCAAGGACCTTGGTCCTGCAAACGAAGCTCTGGCCAGCTATCTGAATGGACAGGGGCCCCAATTCGAGTGCGTCTTTCGGATGATGCACAAAGACGGCGAATGGCGGCACATTCATTCGCGCGGAATGCTGCTCAACAACGGCAAGAATGATGGAACCCGGTGGCTGATGGGCACCCACCTTGATGTAACCGAGGAAAAAACCAGCCAACATCAACTTGAGCAATTGGCCGAATCTCTTCCTGGCATTATTTACACCTTCGTAATGGAGCCGGATGGGCAGTTTCACTTTTCCTATATCAGCCGGAAAACCGAAGACCTTTACGGAATTCACTCCGACCAGGCCATCGCCGATCCCCAGAAAATGTTCGATGTGGTTCACCCGGATGATCTACAACGCGTTCAGGACTCCATTGGCCTTTCCGCAGAATCTCTTTGTGAATGGGTGTGTGATTATCGGGTGCTGGTCGAGGATCGAATCACCTGGGTCCGGGGTGTCTCCAGACCCGAACGGGATACCGACGGAAGGGTGACCTGGCATGGGGTGATCACCAACATCAACGATCAGAAACGTCTTGAGCTGGAACTGGAACATTTGTCGATCACCGATGAGCTCACTGGGCTCTTCAATCGCCGGTACATGCTCCACAAGCTCGAAGAAGCTGCCGCAGAGAATGAACGTTACGGGGGCATTTTTTCGGTCATTTCACTGGATATCGATTTCTTCAAAGCGATCAACGATTCCTGGGGACATCCAACGGGGGATTCCGTGCTGCAGACCATCGCAAAGCTGATCCAGCAACGAACCCGAAAGTCCGATATTGTCGCCCGAACCGGCGGCGAGGAATTCATCGTGCTGATGCCCAATACAGCATTAGCCGATGCCCGACACGTTGCAGACGCCCTCCGGATGGCCCTGGCCGCGGAGGACTTTGTCAGCGACGAAGGGGAAAGATTCACCGTCACACTCAGTGCGGGGGTGGTAAGCTGGTCGGATGACACGGCTTCGGTACGGGACCTGCTTTCGGTGTGTGACCGGTCCCTGTATGAAGCCAAAAGGGCAGGCCGGAACCGTGTGGCGGTCAGGGGCGGGACAAACCCGAACTGA
- a CDS encoding VOC family protein, whose translation MIGYVTIGVSDMEKAKAFYSELLSDLGAKVLLDMGRIAFIGKSMGSPMLAVCTPFNGEPNHPGNGNMLAIHPGPKEAVDAHYRKAIELGATCDGEPGQRIPDQFYGAYVKDPDGNKLAFFHFG comes from the coding sequence ATGATTGGATACGTCACCATCGGCGTAAGTGATATGGAAAAAGCAAAGGCCTTTTACTCGGAACTGCTCAGCGATCTGGGTGCCAAGGTATTGCTGGATATGGGCCGCATCGCGTTTATCGGCAAAAGCATGGGCTCCCCGATGCTCGCCGTCTGCACCCCCTTCAATGGCGAGCCCAATCACCCGGGCAATGGCAACATGCTGGCCATTCATCCCGGTCCAAAAGAAGCGGTGGATGCCCATTACCGCAAGGCCATTGAACTGGGCGCCACCTGCGATGGCGAGCCCGGACAACGGATTCCTGATCAGTTCTACGGCGCCTACGTGAAAGATCCTGACGGCAACAAGCTGGCGTTTTTCCACTTCGGTTAA
- a CDS encoding ATP-dependent DNA helicase produces the protein MTVKVAVRTLCEFAAREGDLDFRYTPAPSAEEGITGHQAIQSRRGYGYKSEYLLTGECLGLELSGRADVYNPHRGRLEEIKTHRGDLSRIREHQRALHRAQLRAYGALLCRQESRKKLELALIYYDTGKDKETPVVETASAGELWQELENLCGLYKAWAEQEAHHREQRDALLAGLTFPFPEFRPRQRQLAETVYKNAMKSGTLLLEAPTGLGKTLGTLFPALMAMPSARQDRLFYLTCRNTARQLAMDAVTRLRLAQTVPNWPLRTLELVSKNDACEHPDKACHGDSCPLAKGFFDRLPDARAEAARTEGILNQDTLAKIAAGHDICPYFLAQEMARWSDVVIGDVNRLFDQSALLHGLTRQNNWKVSVLVDEAHNLVDRGRGMYSVRLDQQRLLRTKKTAPKPLKSSIDRAARSWQSLIRDHQADHEKPVFLESLPAQLLGALQAMVSSLTDYLADNPPDLALQELLFESVAFMRLAESFGDHSLCEFQRAGRGRASLTIQNLIPADFLRERFEVAHSVLLFSATLSPGIYYRDLLGLPEDSRFISLPSPFTADQLQVHFTPGISTRQAHRQASAEPIAELVAQQYRQRPGHYLAFFSSFKYLNDVSEALAREAPDVPQRSQQPGMSPQQRATFLAEFREGRGSVAFAVLGGVFSEGIDLPGDQLIGAFVATLGLPPFDPWHEILKERLQQRFGAGYDYTYLIPGLQKVAQAAGRVIRTPEDQGVIWLIDDRFLKPPVRNLLPGWWF, from the coding sequence ATGACGGTGAAGGTAGCCGTCCGCACCCTTTGTGAGTTTGCCGCCCGCGAAGGCGATCTGGATTTCCGTTATACGCCGGCACCCAGTGCCGAGGAGGGCATCACCGGCCATCAGGCAATCCAGTCCCGGCGCGGCTATGGCTATAAAAGCGAGTATTTACTTACTGGTGAATGTTTGGGGTTGGAGCTTTCAGGGCGAGCCGACGTCTATAATCCACATCGTGGCCGGCTGGAAGAAATCAAGACCCACCGAGGTGATCTGTCCCGCATTCGAGAGCATCAGCGGGCGCTCCACCGGGCCCAGTTGAGGGCCTACGGTGCCCTGCTGTGCCGGCAGGAAAGTCGGAAAAAGCTGGAACTGGCGCTGATTTATTACGACACCGGCAAGGACAAGGAAACGCCGGTGGTGGAAACCGCCAGCGCCGGGGAACTCTGGCAGGAACTGGAAAACCTGTGTGGCCTCTACAAGGCCTGGGCCGAACAGGAAGCGCACCACCGGGAGCAACGGGATGCCCTGCTTGCCGGCCTTACGTTTCCCTTCCCTGAATTCCGACCCAGACAGCGTCAACTGGCCGAGACCGTTTACAAGAATGCGATGAAATCGGGCACCCTGCTGCTCGAGGCTCCGACGGGTCTGGGCAAAACCCTGGGCACCCTGTTCCCGGCGTTAATGGCGATGCCGTCGGCCAGGCAGGACCGGCTTTTCTACCTTACCTGCCGAAACACGGCGCGCCAGCTGGCCATGGATGCGGTGACGCGGCTGCGATTGGCCCAGACTGTCCCGAACTGGCCCCTGAGAACCCTGGAACTGGTGTCGAAAAACGACGCCTGTGAACATCCGGACAAGGCCTGCCATGGTGACTCTTGCCCTCTGGCGAAAGGCTTCTTCGACCGGTTACCGGACGCCCGGGCCGAAGCAGCGCGGACCGAGGGTATCCTGAATCAGGACACCCTCGCGAAAATCGCTGCCGGTCACGACATCTGCCCCTATTTTCTGGCCCAGGAAATGGCTCGTTGGAGCGATGTGGTGATCGGTGATGTGAACCGGCTGTTCGACCAGTCTGCCCTGCTCCATGGTCTGACCCGCCAGAATAACTGGAAGGTCAGTGTATTGGTGGATGAAGCCCACAACCTGGTAGACCGGGGCCGGGGCATGTATTCCGTTCGGCTGGATCAGCAACGACTGCTGAGGACCAAGAAAACAGCACCCAAGCCGCTGAAGTCGTCGATCGACCGCGCAGCCCGGTCGTGGCAGAGCCTGATTCGGGATCACCAGGCCGATCACGAAAAACCTGTGTTTCTCGAGTCTCTGCCCGCCCAGCTGCTTGGCGCCCTGCAGGCGATGGTTTCCAGCCTGACCGATTACCTGGCCGACAATCCACCGGACCTGGCGCTTCAGGAACTGCTGTTCGAGAGCGTGGCCTTCATGAGGCTGGCGGAGTCCTTCGGGGATCACTCCCTGTGTGAGTTCCAGCGGGCCGGCCGGGGCCGGGCCAGCCTGACTATCCAGAACCTGATACCGGCGGACTTCTTGCGGGAACGGTTTGAGGTGGCGCACTCGGTGCTGCTGTTCTCAGCAACCCTGAGCCCCGGGATCTATTATCGGGATCTGCTGGGCCTGCCCGAAGACAGCCGCTTTATCTCTCTGCCCAGCCCGTTCACGGCAGATCAGCTACAGGTGCATTTCACGCCCGGGATCAGTACCCGCCAGGCACACCGGCAGGCGTCGGCTGAACCCATTGCCGAGCTGGTCGCACAGCAGTACCGGCAGCGGCCCGGCCACTATCTGGCGTTTTTCAGCAGTTTCAAATACCTGAATGATGTCAGTGAGGCGCTTGCCCGGGAAGCGCCGGATGTTCCGCAACGGTCCCAACAGCCGGGTATGAGCCCACAGCAACGCGCCACGTTTCTGGCGGAGTTCCGGGAAGGTCGCGGCAGCGTGGCGTTCGCGGTTCTGGGTGGGGTATTCAGTGAAGGCATCGACCTGCCTGGGGACCAGTTGATCGGAGCCTTTGTCGCCACCCTCGGCCTGCCACCGTTTGACCCTTGGCATGAGATTCTCAAGGAGCGACTGCAGCAACGATTTGGTGCGGGATATGACTACACCTACCTGATTCCGGGCCTGCAAAAAGTGGCCCAGGCGGCTGGCCGGGTGATTCGGACGCCGGAGGATCAAGGGGTGATCTGGCTGATTGACGACCGTTTTCTCAAGCCACCGGTTCGGAATCTGTTACCCGGCTGGTGGTTTTAG